The following are encoded in a window of Primulina huaijiensis isolate GDHJ02 unplaced genomic scaffold, ASM1229523v2 scaffold208240, whole genome shotgun sequence genomic DNA:
- the LOC140966913 gene encoding 2-isopropylmalate synthase A-like has protein sequence MAAAAASSSSSICRPSRITHAIPKTSTPFHSLYFCKHRDVSAAAVIRCSLRRPEYVPNRILDPRYVRVFDTTLRDGEQSPGATMTIEEKLDIARQLARLGVDIIEAGFPASSEADFEAVKKIALEVGNDDGSDYVPVICGLARCNKRDIDKSWEAVKYAKKPRIHAFIATSEIHMKEKLKMTPEQVIDKARSMVTYARSLGCNDVEFSPEDAGRSDREFLYQILGEVIKAGATTLNIPDTVGFNLPGEFGQMIADIKANTPGIENVIISTHCQNDLGLSTANTVEGVRAGARQVEVTINGIGERAGNASLEEVVMILKCRGEEALDGLYTGINTQHIVMASKMVEEYSGLRVQPHKAIVGANAFAHESGIHQDGMLKNKNTYEIMSPEDIGLLRSNESGIVLGKLSGRHALKAKMLELGYDIDGKELDDLFSRFKSVAGNKKLITDDDLIALVSDEVFQPLVIWKFEDVQVTCGTLGLSTATVKLIDASGTELIACSVGTGPVDAAYKAIDMIVKVPVKLLEYSMNSVTEGIDAIATTRVLIQGVDSVPATHASTGQTVNRAFSGTGADMDIVISSVRAYVGALNKLLGVKNRLKVDDVNENKALQVHVK, from the exons ATGGCGGCTGCTgctgcttcttcttcttcctccatTTGCAGGCCGTCACGAATAACGCATGCAATCCCTAAAACCTCAACCCCCTTCCATTCCTTATACTTCTGTAAACACAGGGATGTTTCCGCTGCCGCCGTCATTCGCTGCTCGCTCCGTCGCCCCGAGTACGTCCCCAATCGTATCTTGGACCCTAGGTACGTGCGCGTATTCGACACCACTCTTCGCGACGGCGAGCAGTCCCCCGGAGCCACCATGACCATCGAGGAGAAGCTGGACATCGCACGCCAGCTTGCTAGGCTTGGTGTCGACATCATTGAAGCTGGATTCCCAGCTTCTTCCGAGGCGGATTTCGAGGCCGTTAAAAAAATTGCCCTAGAGGTTGGGAACGACGATGGTTCAGATTACGTTCCTGTTATCTGTGGATTGGCGAGGTGTAACAAGAGGGACATTGACAAGTCGTGGGAAGCCGTGAAATATGCGAAGAAGCCTAGGATTCACGCTTTTATTGCTACTAGTGAGATTCACATGAAAGAAAAGTTGAAAATGACCCCAGAACAGGTGATTGATAAAGCTAGGAGTATGGTCACTTATGCCAGAAGTTTGGGATGTAATGATGTCGAATTCAGTCCTGAGGATGCTGGAAG ATCAGACAGGGAGTTTCTTTATCAGATTCTGGGAGAAGTTATTAAGGCGGGAGCGACAACCCTTAACATTCCTGATACAGTTGGCTTCAATTTGCCTGGCGAATTTGGGCAAATGATCGCTGATATAAAAGCGAATACCCCTGGAATTGAAAATGTAATAATTTCCACACACTGTCAGAATGACCTTGGACTTTCAACAGCTAACACTGTAGAG GGGGTACGTGCTGGTGCAAGGCAAGTTGAGGTCACTATTAATGGAATCGGGGAAAGAGCTGGTAATGCTTCATTAGAGGAG GTAGTAATGATCTTGAAGTGCCGTGGAGAGGAAGCATTGGATGGTCTTTATACAGGGATTAATACTCAGCATATTGTCATGGCGAGCAAGATG GTAGAAGAATATAGTGGGCTGCGTGTTCAACCGCACAAAGCGATTGTTGGAGCTAATGCTTTTGCTCATGAAAGTGGCATCCATCAG gatggaatgcttaaaaataaaaatacatatgaaATTATGTCTCCTGAAGATATTGGACTTCTTCGCTCTAATGAATCGGGTATAGTGCTGGGAAAACTCAG TGGACGCCATGCTTTGAAAGCCAAAATGTTGGAG CTTGGATATGATATTGATGGCAAGGAACTTGATGATCTATTCTCACGTTTCAAATCTGTTGCTGGAAATAAAAAG CTTATCACCGATGATGACCTAATTGCTCTAGTTTCCGATGAAGTTTTCCAACCACTAGTGATTTGGAAGTTTGAAGATGTACAG GTTACATGTGGTACTCTTGGCCTTTCGACTGCAACAGTTAAACTCATTGATGCTAGCGGAACTGAGCTCATTGCTTGTTCAGTTGGGACTGGACCCGTTGATGCAGCTTATAAGGCCATTGATATGATTGTGAAG GTTCCTGTCAAACTTCTAGAGTATTCCATGAATTCAGTCACAGAAGGTATTGATGCTATTGCAACAACAAGGGTTCTAATTCAAGGAGTAGATAGTGTGCCTGCAACCCATGCTTCGACTGGACAAACTGTTAACCGTGCATTCAG TGGAACTGGAGCAGATATGGATATCGTGATCTCTAGTGTTCGAGCCTATGTTGGTGCACTGAACAAGTTGCTCGGGGTAAAAAATCGTTTGAAAGTAGATGATGTCAATGAAAACAAGGCGTTGCAAGTACAtgtaaaatga